The segment cttgcctaaatattcGGATAACTTTATTTTGTAGAAATCTAcgcttgaaatgggcatggttTAATAGATTCAACAAACAAAAACGCACATCTAAGTTTAAGTTTAGCTTTTTTTGAATTAACCAGAAAATCAATAGTTGTATCTGGTTGCGTATTAAAGTTAGCTGGCTTAATTGATCCTGATTGTAGTATAACAGTCTAGTCCAACCCGAGACGGGCCAATAGCTTAAAACCTGGTGTGACTCTAGGGAAGTTGTCTACATAGCTAGGAATGAATAGGCTCCATTGTTATGTTAACCGTTTAACCATTGTGATTAATTCACTTCAAGGTTGCGTCTCTGCATCACTTCAAGGCTAGAGACAATTGTTGTGTGGTCAATTGTCATAATAATGATTAGCCTGAGACAAGTTACCTTGGTTTAATCCTGAGAAAGGGCCTTGGATATCAACAATGCCATATTTTACACCAAACAGATGTGGAGGGTCCAACACCCTTCCTGATTCCTCTGGAGAGTCAACCTGACCTGAGGTGGAACTTTCCTCCTGCCCAGACTAGTATTTGTGGGGCACAGGCTCCTCCTATATGAGTGTGTACTATGTTGATGGTTTCTGTTGATTGCTCTCTAACTTTCAACCCATAATGTCTGAACTGGCAGTCACATGTCCTAAACATGTTTCAGAGTTGCAGTGTATGTTAGAAAAATCAATAACTTCGTTGATGGATGATATTACGTGTTACACAGGATTTGGGAATGGGGACAttccatttacagtgccttgcaaaagtattcatcccccttggcgtttttcctattttgttgcgttacaacctgtaatttaaatggatttgtatttcatgtaatggacagtgaagtgaaatgaaaaaaataagttgtttcaaaaaattataaataataaataacggaaaagtggtgcgtgcatatgtattcaccccctttgctatgaagcccctaaataagatctggtgcaaccaattaccttcagaagtcacataattagttaaataaagtccacctgtgtgcaatctgtgtcacatgatctgtcacatgatctcagtatatatacacctgttctgaaatgccccagagtgtgcaacaccactaagcaaggggcaccaccaagcaagcagcaccatgaagaccaaggagctctccaaacaggtcagggacaaagttgtggagaagtacagatcagggttgggctataaaataatatcagaaactttgaacatcccacggagcaccgttaaatccattattaaaaaaatgaaataatatggcaccacaacaaacctgccaaaagagggccgcccaccaaaactcagggaacaggcaaggagggcattaatcagaggcaacaaagagaccaaagataaccctgaaggagctgcaaagctccacagtggagattggagtatctgtccataggaccactttaagccatacactccacagaactgggctttacggaagagtggccagaaaaaagccattgcttcaagaaaaaaataagcaaacacgtttggtgttcaccaaaaggcatgtgggagactctccaaacatatagaagaaggtactctggtcagatgagactaaaattgagctttttggccatcaaggaaaatgctatgtctggcgcaaacccaacacctctcatcaccccaagaacaccatccccactgtgaagcatggtggtggcagcatcatgctctggggatgtttttaatcggcagggactgggaaactggtcagaattgaagtaataatggatggcgctaaatacagggaaattcttgagggaaacctgtttcagtcttccagagatttgagactgggacggaggttcaccttccagcaggacaatgaccctaaatatactgctaaagcaacactcaagtggtttaaggggaaacatttaaatgtcttggaatggcctagtcaaagcccagacctcaatccaattgagaatttgtggtatgacttaaagattgctgtacaccagcggaacccatccaacttgaaggagctggagtagttttgccttgaagaatgggcaaaaatcccagtggctacatgtgccaagcttatagagacatatcccaagagacttgcaactgtaattgctgcaaaaggtggctctacaaagtattgactttggtgggggtggtgaatagttatgcacgctcaagttttctgtatttttgtcttatttcttgtttgtttcacaataaaaaatattttgcatcttcaaagtggtaggcatgttgtgtaaatcaaatgatacaaaccccccaaaaatccattttaattccaggttgtaaggcaacaaaataggaaaaatgccaaggtgggtgaacactttcgcaagccactgtatctagtTCACTCTGGCGGCAGAAAGTCTGGGTGCCAGGAAGTCTGGTGGCAGCTACCGGTGTtaatcttagaatgattgatagatggACTGTCCTGACTGgggtatataaactgagagatctcTTTGTCTATCATTCAGATAGCGAGAGGCAACTCACTTGTATCTTGTTATGTTGAATCCGGTACCGTATTATTAAATCTCCATCTCAGAGTTTAGTTCTATTCTTGCATTCTGAATTCCTTAATACCAGCGAAAGTCATCATATCAATGGATAACCATTGCATAGTTTTCTCAACAGTCTCTATCCTTCTTTCTCCAGAATTGACATCTCAAAATTCAACTATTGAGGATGGTGCCCCATATGCTTGAAATGCAGCCCAGCTCAATGTGCTGGGACAGACAGAGTTGACACAAAATGGATAATGCTTGTGAAAATGCCAGCGCAAGAGAATGGAGAGATTTTGACGGATGCAGCCGCCATAATATGGCTCACTGGGAAAGTGCTCCCCCTGCTGGTGAAAGACAGTACCTCACCCAACAGGAAAGGGAACGCCAGTCGCTGAACCATGAGGAAGAAGCTGCCATGCGGGCCCACTACAACTCCAATAGACAAAACTGTCAAATGGACATCCATGGACATGGGGCACAAGAGACCCAGCCGCCTCCTCTGTATCATCAGGGCCATCACAGAATGGCTCAGAGTCAGAACAAAAGGGATCGGCCCAATCTCTCTGGACCCTTGAGAGGCCAGGCACCCCCTAATGTAACCTTACACCGCAGTGGAGAAATAACAGAAACACGGGTTAAGCATGAACCCCACTTCCCCAGCTATGATTTTTTGCCCCCACTCATTGTCGAAAGAGGGCATGAGGATATTTCCCTTCACCATAACACTGACTGCGATTATATGGTTGGTCGGATAGTGAATCATAACAATCTCCATTACTTGGAAAGCAAATGGCAGATGTTCAATCCCACCCATTCCAATGGACATGCTAGAGGTAATTTTTATGAACATTCAAGGGGACATTCTAATGAATGCTCAAGAGGATGTTCTAGGGGTGGCTCTAGTATACGGTCTAGGGGTGGCTCTAGTGGACATTCTAGGGGTGGGTCTAGTAGACGTTCTAGGGGTGGGTCTAGTGGACATTCTAGGGGTGGGTCTAGTGGACGTTCTAGGGCCCATTCCAGCAGGTCTCCCAGGCTGAACTTCCAGACTAAGCATGTCAATCATTCTCAAACTACGACCAACAGTTCTCCAGACATTCAGAACGCCAACATCACTCCAACTATTCCTGTGGTCAACAACGAACACAGTGTAACAACATTAGGACGAAGAGCAGGTCCTGTGAGAGATTCTACATCACTTGTGGAACTCCCTTCCACGGGAGGTACAGAATCTGGTGTTGTTGACTTTAAAGCAGCCCAGGTAACAAATGCAGACCCCCATGGTATACTAGGACATAGTGTTCCTTCTCAAGCCATAACACAACAAACCGATAATCTTCCTGGCAATGCTGCTCTGGTTTCTCACACCCAGACCTCTGCCACCCCTGAACAGCAACAtgatccctctccttctcccaatCCTCTCACTGAGACACCTCAGAACAAACCTCCTCATAAACATAAGATCTCACTTAATGAAATACAGGACTGGCTCCAGAGTGTTTTAAGATCTAAAAATGGACCCGTAAATGGGAACAACTCAACACAAGACCCCTCTCAGTCCCAACAATCCAGCACAGAGAAGATGGATGTTTTACAAGCAGGCAAAACGCACCGGCATCTAAACACCAAAGACGACCAGGCGAGGCCCCCTAAGTGGTTTAGTGCTGTGGACTCCACTGTACGGCTAGAGATTAAGTCCACCCCCAGGTGTATGACCCTGACGGCAGTCGCCACCGCTCCGCCCCCCGTGGCTATCGTCCCTCCAATGGGTCTACAGAAGTCCCCAGAGCCCATGGAGACAGAGAATGCAGGCAATGAGGTGCCATTTAAGATTTTACAGGCCTGGTCCATTACCGAACAACAGGCGGAAAGCCTGTGGGAAAGAGCTAAAGATGATGCAAGTTCTCGATCTGTCCTAAATGAGACTGTTCAAGTTGAGAGTGTTATGGAGTGTGATAAGCCAGTAGATGCATGTGCAACAAGTTCACTGGCATCTACTGGAGAGGACAATGATGAGGTCCTTCAGGTCAATCCACAGATGGACAAGAGTTCACCTTCACCATTTGTCCACACCAACCCTCAGGCAACTGATATTGTACGCATTTGTGGTACCCAGACAATTGTGGACGTTAGCTCTAATGGCGCAGATGAGAGAACTCTTGATTTGTCCACAATTGATGAAGTTCAGTTCAAATTAAGTACGCTGCAGCAACTGGTTAATTATCTGGAGAGTGCAGCAACAATCACAGAGGCAAAGGATGGTTGTCTAGAGGCCATATTGGAGATGTATTGGGGTGGGGATACCTCTAACCTGTTAAAAGCTTTAAAAGATAAAAGGGATGAGGAAATCATGCAGGATGTGACTGCCTGGGCCACAGAGGATGAGAAGGCAGTGGTTTTCTTTGCAGTCAATGGTATATCACTGGGGGAAGTCGTCAAGAACTTTCCCATTCCAGCACATGTTGACAGCTCTTCCCAAGTGGGTTACAGGTCATCATGGTTAAATGTCAACGAGAAGCTGTATGACATAGACAAAGAATCTGGAAGAGCTTGGTCTCTGTGGTTTATACCAGATAAAGCAGAGGAGAGTTCCAAAGTGGTTGGGGGAGTAAAAATGGATGACACCTTCCACAGCAAGATGGAGTCTGTGGACTTGCCTGCACGACAACCTGTTGAAGCAGAAGCAACAGACTCAGACCTCGCAACAAACACAGCCCTCATGATGGACGCAGACCCCCCAACAGACACAGACCTCCCAAAAGACGCAGACTCAGAGACAGAACCCCCTTCCCCAATGATTTTGACCGTCCTCACATCAGAGGATGCTGTGAGACTGTTTTGCCAGATCGAAAATGGCACTGACCTCCAACTCGGGTCCCATGAACCATGCTCTGAAAACAAAGATAAGACCCAGACAAAGCAACTAGAGAATATAGTCTGTGGCAGCTTAGATAAGTCCTGCTACTGTCCTTGTATTATTGAAACTGACAATGGGTTTGAAATTGGCCTATGTTCCAGttgtcagagagagaaaggattgcAGCAAGCTACAAGCTGCATAACAATCGCTCACTGCTTTACCTTGTCAGATACAAATGACAATTCAGATCAGGAGACAGAAGAGGTCCCTAAGGACTCTGGGGGGAAGGCAACTGTGGACAATCAATGCAGAGACATGAAGCAGATACAATCAACTGAAGAAGAGGGTGATGACAATCAATCCAGTGACAATAAAACAGAGGGAGAAATGCAGCAATGTACAACCGTCGTACCGATCACTGACTTTTTTCTCTGGTCAGATACAAGTGAGGATTCagatcaggagacagaggagacccCTAATGAACAACATGCTCAGATTGAGGCTCATGCTTCTAATGTTAAAAGGACAGAGCCTGAAACTGATGCCAAAGCACCATGTGAGTCAGCCCAAGAACATACTACCCAAAGCAAAGTCAGTCCTGGTTCTGATGATAGGGAAAGACGGCAAGAGAAGGACCAAGACTGTAGGACGAGTACATCACCACTTCGCAAGGTTGAGAACCCCTCTAAGTTAAGAGCTGACTTTGTTTCTGACTTTGTCACCCAATACAAAACCTGCAAGtcaaagaaaaaaatatatgtatatgtagAACAGGAGAAAACCCTCCATCCAACGTTACCTGATAGACAAAAGCCCAGGAAAAGCAATGGGAGAGCAGAGAGGGGACGGTCACCATCCCAACCCCCTAAGAGCGCTGGGGTGAAGGCAACTGTGAATAATCAACGCAGGGACAAGAAGCCACATGCGTCGCACAAGAGAAGACATTCGACTGAGAGTGATGAAAATCGATGCAAAGACAAGAAGAAGGCATCATCAACTGAAAAAGGGTGTGAGGGCAGTCAATCCAGGGACAAGAAGCCACCGAAGAGGAGACATTCAactgagaaagagagtgagaataATCAAAGTAGGGACAAGAAGAGGAGAccttcaattgaaaatgtgggtGAGGGCAGTCAATCTAGGGACAAGATGTCACAGAAGAGGAGAACTTCAACTGAAACTGAAGGCAGGAACTTTGGTGACTCCAAAAAGTTGCAGTGCCAGttggtggaaagagagagggacagctgCAGTGGAAACGCACCGCTGTGCCCTGGGGTGAAAACCCTCCATGTGCAGGGATCCTCAAGTACCACCGTTTCTCTCAAACTCTCCATAAACGTCCCCAAAAAGCCTTCCACAAACAGCTCACCCTCCAAACATACTGAGGAAGTCCCCAAAAGGACAATGGAACAGCCAAAGACTAAAGCCCTGAACCAAACTAGCAGACACCGCTCCCCTGCAAAGTCAGTGTCTCCTGTTGtcaaagagaggcagaggaacgGCGTCAAACACAAGCAAAAAATTAAACACCTAACAGTCAGATTGGAAAAGCTGTCCTTATCCAAACATCTTGTCAGGAAAGGTTCTCCACCAAGCCTGAAGACAGAGGAAGGTTCCCCACCAAGGCAGAAGAGGGTGGAGGATAGAGGAGACCCTGGGGGTTTAGGGGTAAAGGTTTCTAAGAATCCTGACTCGTCCATGAAACTTAAACATAAACAGAAGTTGACAAAGATTCTGGAGGTGTTGAATAGGAATGAGAAAGGAAGGATTTCAAAAAGCGAGTGTGAGAATGACTCGCCGCCCCTCAAGCCAAAGCTGCCAAGGATTCCCACGCTTCTGAGGACTCCAGAGGTTTCAAAGGATGGGAatgagggagagaacagagaagagacaTCTCCCAGTTCTTCACCTGAATCACAAACGCTGAACAAACCTGCAAGAGTGGCACACAAGCTGAAACCTTTTATCAAGCCTACCAGTTCCAATGTTTATAGCCAAGGTAGTCATGTTTGCCCTAATCCGGCCAGGGTATCTCCACCACATGGCAAAGGACATTTTGGGGCAAAAGTCTCAGTGAGGCAGAAGGTGTTCTCTGATTGGGAGAGCAGCTTTTTCCCGACTCCAACCCCCCGGATTCACAGACGATCAGGGTGTCCTCCAGAGGAAGTGGAAGCTCCACAGGCCAGTCCCAGGTCCAGCTCGGAGACCAGGATCATCCGACTCATTCTACAACGTGTCGATGCTCCGCCAAAACCGAAGCGGAACATCAGCTTTGCTTTGAATCCAAGGAAGGTGCACTACTTCAAGCCCCTTGAATATGAAAATGACGTCATGTTCAACAGGTCTTACATGGATGCTGAAGATGCACAGCGTTCTGACGAGGAAGAGGAAGATTCTCCTGTGAACTACCAGAACACGAAGGAACAGCCCCCTATTAGGGAAGAGAAGCGACAAGATATAGGGGAGCTGAAGCCTGGACCAAGCGGTGCATGTGAAAAGAGCTTCAAAAAGAAGCGTGAAATGCATGAGCCTGCTGCCATTTTGATGAAGAAGAGCGTTGTTCAGGCAAACCATTTGGATGAAGTCTCTCCTTCATGAACCTCCAAAAGACTCCAGAAACTCAGGTAAGTACACCGATCACAAGCCACTGGCAAACAAATATGGTATGTATTCCCTCAGTTTTTGTGTAATATGTATAGCTAGCATTGGCATGAAAAATGAACACACAAAATAACACACTACAGGTCAATATTTAGATACACTTTATTGGATTTCCAGTCATTGACAAGTTCTTCTGGTTACAGCAAAAATAATTGGAATTGGTTACAAGTGGTCAGAGAAGCAGAAGAAGAGGCCAAATGAAATTGAAGGTAAGTCCAGGACGGACTTTGGTAAACCCTGATCTAGATGAAAGGGTATTATGTTATTTATTGGAGCTGAGTAGTGATTGCAAATGTATCACACTATTGTACACAGGCCTGTGATCCTGGGTCAATATTACCTAAGTTAAATTGGGAGTCAAAGTGAGAGGGGTGACACAGAATAGGGGTGGGCAGACTGGGGTATTTCCAACTCTCACAGGATGTGACTCAATTCATTACCATATGTTATTGATAAGGGTCattccatttgatttcaatcactttttgaccgcaccccttttgatttgaacaaaacttCCCATACGTATTTGCCCATAGTAGAAGatgtcagaaagtgactttttgaaccagaatgccaaaacattcaggagatagaggtgcccaaagttgacccattttgcataccctaCCATACATCCATATcttcttcatcactggaaaagattaaaggttgagtttgatataatttaaaagcttacaaaaaaATATTGGCAAGATTATGCTGTGTCTCAACTGATGGCTGGCACAACACATACACCTCAGATTATGTAAATGAGGATTTAAGATACAACATATGCGGAAAAAATATTGTTTACACGTTTTTGATAATTGATGTTGAagtttaaaacatttacatttttataaaTAGTTTACACGTTTGTGTGTATCCTGAATGGGACATGCGAAATGGGTCAACTTTAAGCACCTCAATCTCCTGAATGTTTttgcattcaggtccaaaaagccactttctgaccacttctaccatgggcaaatatgtatggaaagTTTCGTTCCAATCAAATGGGGTGCAGTCAAAAAGTGACTGCAATCAAATGAAATGATCCATAAAGTAAATGAGAAAGCTTGGGGAAAATGTTGATGTACTTGTTCAGAGTGTACAAAAACTTCACTAGAAATCAGCATTATCGATGATAATGtcaataccaacttgttgtttgtTAACTGAAACCTATAGAAGTGTGACTTGTTTTGACTGGGTTGGAACATGTTCTAGCCATTCTCTGAGTACATGCTGAGGCAGTGTTCCCAGGATCCTGTGTACGGTGAATAAATAGACTTATGAACTGAAAAGTCACCATACTGATCCTTCATCTCCACATGGAAAGCCAGTAGCTGGGGGAAGGCTATTTCCTACAGTACTAATGTAAATATTTCTCACCTGCTTGCTTATGTTTGCCTCTTAGGTtcctgtaatgatgtcatgtcatggtATTGTGTGGACCAGGGGAGAGTTAGTAGGTAAGTGGTTTGGTGCCACAGTCTGCATTCCTTATGTCAGAGTAGATTACTGATGTTGATCTTAGAataattgatggacaggatatagtgACAGGGGTAAATGGTAATAACATAAAAgaaagggagtgcccatggaggttTACCAGATGTTTGTGAAgaaacttgtaacagagtgtatataagcTGAAGGATCTCTTTGTTATGGAGTTGGAAGATGGCAGAGGCAGGGATATGTCCTCCTtctgttataactaaccatgGTACCATATTACATATCTTATATGAACTCCCCAGCTAAGTGTCTAAATCTATTCTTACATTCTTAAGTACTTGttaccctagaaactcatcataacagattggcgtctaaatGAACAGGATGTAGTTAACAGccaaactaacaggtaagcagactttcatttttttgattatgtcaaattttgcttatctgtggtaaggcTTAGCTTTAACGAACATTTAAGCAATATTTTAAAAGGGGACGATGAGTGGTATTGAGTTATGTAAGAGATGTAAGGAGAAATATAAAATAGGACTATGACATGGTGTTATGATTCAAAAATAGGGTATGGTCGAAGTAAGGAGTAAAAGCAACAGAAGTTCAAATGAGTGGGCGCAGGGCACCCTTGATGTAAGATACATCATAAAGAGAGTGGGCAGGGCACCCttaatgtacagtacattataaagAGAGTGGGTTTTTAGTCCCGTAGTGTGTAAGACATTATAAAATAAGTAGGTTACGGACCTTTGATGTGGTAAATCGTCATAAACAGAAGGGAGAATTAATCCCTTTTTAATTACTCAGAACGCCCAGGAGATGGAGCCAATGCAATGTAAcatattgaatcatagcaccaaaaCGACAAATAGGAACTAAATTTTAATACAGATCAGGATGGGGATTTTATTTAAGTGTTTaattactaatattgcatgaactaatagCAGTAATGAATGTCCATCTTAGTAGACCGTTATcggaagaaaaaaaaactgtcaCTATTAAAAGTAAAGCAGAGTTTCATTTAACTCGAAGAGAGAAACAGGAAATAAAGAAATTATTACAGGCAAATCCGCAGTTAGAATAAGTATTTTGTAAAAGTAATGTAAAGTTAAGTAATTGAATGGGACAACATCGGCTATCTCATGAACAAGAGCAGAAGTTAATTTAATCTGAGGGGTGCATAATAAGTTCTAAAAATGGGTATAATAAtttgatataagtttggataagAAGTTACAATATATAACATAATTAAGTCATTgaatatcaaggagtggtatggagatTGTGAGGTTATTTTAGAGAGTAGTGGAAAGGTTTGTATTTTCTGGACAGGCAGGGCAGTGTCCTGAAATTACAGTCTATTTTTTTGGTCCGCTGGGAAAatgtttgaagaagtgatttgAGTCCATTAAGAATGGTTAAAAACACCACAAACGGATtatttgatgtgagtacctagaagtttctaacgttatatatgtacagtgagggaaaaaagtatttgatcccctgctgattttgtacgtttgcccactgacaaagacatgatcagtctataattttaatggtaggtttatatgaacagtgagacacagaataacaacaaaaaaatcctgaaaaacgcatgtcataaatgttataaattgatttgcattttaatgagggaaataagtatttgacccctctgcaaaacatgacttagtacttggtggcaaaacccttgttggcaatcacagagctcAGACGTTTCTtggagttggccaccaggtttgcacacatctcacaggagggattttgtcccactcctatttgcagatcttctccaagtcattaaggtttcgaggctgacgtttggcaactcgaaccttcagctccctccacagattttctatgggattaaggtctggagactggctaggccactccaggaccttaatgtgcttcttcttgagccactcctttgttgccttggctgtgtgttttgggtcattatcatgctggaatacccatccacgaccaattttcaatgccctggctgagggaaggaggttctcacccaagatttgacggtacatggccccgtccatcgtccctttgatgcggtgaagttgttctgtccccttagtagaaaaacacccccaaagcataatgtttccacctccatgtttgatggtggggatgctgttcttggggtcataggcagcattcctccacctccaaacacggcgagttgagttgatgccaaagagctccattttggtctcatctgaccacaacactttcacccagttctcctctgaatcattcagatattcatttgcaaacttcagacggccctgtatatgtcctttcttgagcagggggactttgcgggtgctgcaggatttcagtccttcatggtgtagtgtgttactaattgttttcttggtgactatggtcccagctgccttgagatcattgacaagatcctcccatgtagttctgggctgattcctcactgttctcatgatcattgcaactccacgaggtgagatcttgcatggagccccaggccaagggagattgacagttattttgtgtttcttccatttgcacataatcgcaccaactgttgtcaccttctcacgaagctgcttggcgatggtcttgtagcccattccagccttgtgtaggtctacaatcttgtccctgacatccttggagagctctttggtcttggccatggtggagagtttgaaatctgattgattgattgcttctgtggacagatcttttatacaggtaacaagctgagattaggagcactccctttaagagtgtgctcctaatctcagctcgttacctgtatgaaagacacctgggagccagatatctttctgattgagagggggtcaaatacttatttccctcattaaaatgcaaaatccattgataacatttttgacattcgtttttctggattttttgtttgtttttgtgtacaaaatcagcaggggatcaaatacttttttccctcactgtataaacttgctcacccaaacgtagacgtacgtcatgggtggggaagtaattaatatgggttttctaagtttgtaccgttgttggatcatgtgatagagataaggtttaaggaataaactgaccataagtaatgtggttatagacataatgtataatatagtacaaagccaatATAGGGTTTCCATT is part of the Coregonus clupeaformis isolate EN_2021a chromosome 28, ASM2061545v1, whole genome shotgun sequence genome and harbors:
- the LOC121542553 gene encoding uncharacterized protein LOC121542553 encodes the protein MVGRIVNHNNLHYLESKWQMFNPTHSNGHARGNFYEHSRGHSNECSRGCSRGGSSIRSRGGSSGHSRGGSSRRSRGGSSGHSRGGSSGRSRAHSSRSPRLNFQTKHVNHSQTTTNSSPDIQNANITPTIPVVNNEHSVTTLGRRAGPVRDSTSLVELPSTGGTESGVVDFKAAQVTNADPHGILGHSVPSQAITQQTDNLPGNAALVSHTQTSATPEQQHDPSPSPNPLTETPQNKPPHKHKISLNEIQDWLQSVLRSKNGPVNGNNSTQDPSQSQQSSTEKMDVLQAGKTHRHLNTKDDQARPPKWFSAVDSTVRLEIKSTPRCMTLTAVATAPPPVAIVPPMGLQKSPEPMETENAGNEVPFKILQAWSITEQQAESLWERAKDDASSRSVLNETVQVESVMECDKPVDACATSSLASTGEDNDEVLQVNPQMDKSSPSPFVHTNPQATDIVRICGTQTIVDVSSNGADERTLDLSTIDEVQFKLSTLQQLVNYLESAATITEAKDGCLEAILEMYWGGDTSNLLKALKDKRDEEIMQDVTAWATEDEKAVVFFAVNGISLGEVVKNFPIPAHVDSSSQVGYRSSWLNVNEKLYDIDKESGRAWSLWFIPDKAEESSKVVGGVKMDDTFHSKMESVDLPARQPVEAEATDSDLATNTALMMDADPPTDTDLPKDADSETEPPSPMILTVLTSEDAVRLFCQIENGTDLQLGSHEPCSENKDKTQTKQLENIVCGSLDKSCYCPCIIETDNGFEIGLCSSCQREKGLQQATSCITIAHCFTLSDTNDNSDQETEEVPKDSGGKATVDNQCRDMKQIQSTEEEGDDNQSSDNKTEGEMQQCTTVVPITDFFLWSDTSEDSDQETEETPNEQHAQIEAHASNVKRTEPETDAKAPCESAQEHTTQSKVSPGSDDRERRQEKDQDCRTSTSPLRKVENPSKLRADFVSDFVTQYKTCKSKKKIYVYVEQEKTLHPTLPDRQKPRKSNGRAERGRSPSQPPKSAGVKATVNNQRRDKKPHASHKRRHSTESDENRCKDKKKASSTEKGCEGSQSRDKKPPKRRHSTEKESENNQSRDKKRRPSIENVGEGSQSRDKMSQKRRTSTETEGRNFGDSKKLQCQLVERERDSCSGNAPLCPGVKTLHVQGSSSTTVSLKLSINVPKKPSTNSSPSKHTEEVPKRTMEQPKTKALNQTSRHRSPAKSVSPVVKERQRNGVKHKQKIKHLTVRLEKLSLSKHLVRKGSPPSLKTEEGSPPRQKRVEDRGDPGGLGVKVSKNPDSSMKLKHKQKLTKILEVLNRNEKGRISKSECENDSPPLKPKLPRIPTLLRTPEVSKDGNEGENREETSPSSSPESQTLNKPARVAHKLKPFIKPTSSNVYSQGSHVCPNPARVSPPHGKGHFGAKVSVRQKVFSDWESSFFPTPTPRIHRRSGCPPEEVEAPQASPRSSSETRIIRLILQRVDAPPKPKRNISFALNPRKVHYFKPLEYENDVMFNRSYMDAEDAQRSDEEEEDSPVNYQNTKEQPPIREEKRQDIGELKPGPSGACEKSFKKKREMHEPAAILMKKSVVQANHLDEVSPS